The sequence below is a genomic window from Rhodococcus sp. 4CII.
CGGCGAGTCCCCCGTCGCGACGTCGACGTCTCCCTTCACCACCGATCGCGGCTACAAGCAGGCGAGCGGTGTCGAAGGTAACTGAACCTGCTGCTGATACCTCACTGACCAAGGACAAGTGCTGATATGAAGATCGAAGCCAAGCTCTTCGAGATCCTGACGGTATTCTTCATTCTCGTCGCGATCGTCTACGGCGTCTTCACCGCCGTTTCACGGACCGGTATCGAGTGGGCAGGTCTGACCGGCATCTGCCTGTCGGCGGGGCTGACGCTGATCATCGGAACGTACTTCCGGTTCGTCGCCCGTCGTCTCGACACCCGCCCCGAGGACTACGAGGACGCGGAGATTGCGGACGGCGCCGGCGACCTGGGATTCTTCAGCCCGGGCAGCTACTGGCCGATCCTGCTCGCCGCAGCCGCTGCGTTCGTGGCCGTGTCGATGGCCTTCTTCCAGCCGTGGATGCTCGTGGTCGCCGTCATCGCCGTCCTCGCGGCCGCTGCCGGCCTCGTCTTCGAGTACTACGTCGGGCCCGAGAAGCACTAGTTCCGCACAGTCTGACGGCGGAGGCGCCGAATCCCGTTGGGGTTCGGCGCCTCCGCTTTTGCCGTCAGCGCTCGAGATTCGGCACCGCCGCGGCGAGGAGTTCGGCGGCCTGTTCGGACGCGAGTCGCACCGCATCGGGAAACACCTGCAACCCGTGCGAGACCAGGGCGCCCTCGTGGAGGAGCATGACGGTGCGCGCGAGTGTCTCCGGATCGCGCACCGACGCGTCGCGGCACACGTCGGTGAACAGGTCGAGCATCCACCGCTTCTGGCCGATGATGATCGCGTACGCCGGATGTGACGGGTCGCTGATCTCCGCGTGCGCGTTGACCATGCTGCATCCCTTCGCACTGTTCTCCACCGCCCATTCCCTGGACGCGTCGAAGATCGCCGTCAGCCGCCGTCCGGGTGAGTCGCCGGCGGTGTCGAGGTGGTCTGCGAGAAACGCCCGCCACCGCGCGTCCCGGTCGGCGAGGTACTCGACCACTATCTGTTCCTTCGAACCGAAACGGTCGTAGAGCGTCTTCTTCGTGACGCCGGCCTCGGCGGCGATGAGATCGACGCCGACCGCGTGAATTCCGCGCTCGTAGAACAGCCTGCCCGCCGCGGCCAGCGCTCGTCTCGCGCCCGGCGTCAGCGTGACGCGTTTCGGTGACTGCACAGAATCCATGACAAAAGTATACGGATCAGTGTACTTTCGGGCTGTATACCGATCTGTTTACTTGGGTGGTGGTCAGTTGTGAACGCGTTACTCGCCGTGATGTTCGTCCTGTGCTGGAGTTCCGGTTTCATCGGGGCCAAACTCGGCGCCGGGGACGCAGATCCGCTCACGGTGCTCACCTGGCGGTTCCTCCCGCTGACCGTCGCTCTCGCCGTGGGCGCGGCGCTGTTCGGACGCGCCCGGTGGCGGGGAGTCGGATTCCAGGCGCTCCGCCGTGGAGTGTTAGTGGGCGCGCTGTCGCAGACCGGGTATCTGCTGACCGTCTACCAGGCGATCGGACTCGGCGTCTCGACCGGCACCACAGCACTGATCGACGGCACCCAGCCCCTGGTCGTCGCCGTGCTCGCAGGCCCACTGCTCGGTCAGAACGTCGCGGCCAGGCAGCGGTGGGGGCTGCTGCTCGGACTGACGGGCGTCGTGATCGTCACCGCAGGCGACGCCACCGCGGCATCCGGCGTGGCGTGGTGGGCATACCTCGTGCCGTTCGCCGGAATGCTGTCACTGGTGGCCGCGACGTTCGTGGAGGGCCGTTCGCCGGACGACACCGACCCGACCGTGGCCCTCACGGTGCACTGCGCTACGAGCGCCGTGCTGTTCACCGCCCTCGCCGCGTACTCAGAGAGGCTGTCGCCGCCCGCGACGGCGCCGTTCTGGTGGTCGGTGGCGTGGCTGATCGTCCTGTCCACGGTCGGCGGCTACGGCTTGTACTGGCTCGTGATGCGCCGGAGCGGAATCACGCGGGTCAATTCTCTGATGTTCCCGATGGCGCCGGTGACGGCGATCTGGGGGGCGGTGATGTTCGGCGAGCCGCTCGGGATCCTCACTGCGGTCGGTCTCCTCCTCGGCCTCGCGGCCATCGTGCTCGTGTTCCGTGCACAGCCGCGGGGGAGGGGAGCGCGCACGGTTCGGAGAGACGAACAGAGCCCCGAACCGGAAATGGTTCGGGGCTCTGCTCGGTTGCGGAGGTGAGGCTAGTGCGCCTCGCCGTTGCCGGACGATCCGTTGCCGGAGGCCGACGATCCGTTGCCGTGGGCGCGGTCCTGGTACTCCCGCAGCATCGTGAGCTGCTGGTGCTCGCCGTGGTGCAGGGCGTGCTCGAGGGCCAGGCTCTCCTCGACCGGGTCGGCCGTGACGAGGCTGCCGGAGCCGGGCTTGCCTGCCGAGCCGAGCTTGTTCATCTTCTTCGGGACGGTCGCACCCTGGTACTCGAGCGGGATCGGGTGACCGTGGTCGTCGACCGGGCCGAGCGGCTGATGGATCTCGATGTACTGACCGTTCGGCATCCGCTTGATGATGCCGGTCTCGATGCCGTGCTCGAGGACCTCACGGTCGCTGCGCTGGAGACCCAGGCAGAACCGGTAGGCCACGAAGAACGCGATCGGCGGCAGGAGCACCATGCCGATACGGCCGATCCACGTCATCGCGTTCAGGGAGATGCTGAGGTGGTACGCGATGATGTCGTTGATGCAGGAGATCGTAAGGACGGCGTAGAACGAGAGGGCCATCGCACCGATCGCGGTCCGCACCGGAACGTCCCGAGGACGCTGCAGCAGGTTGTGGTGAGCATCGTCCTTGGTCAGACGCTTCTCGATCCACGGGTAGGCGATCAGGACGGTGAACACGAGACCCATGATCAGTGCAACAGCGAACACCGACGGAATGGTGTAGCGGTTGAACAGGTACACATCCCAGGCCGGCCACAGACGCGCCAGGCCGTCCGTCCACATCATGTAGATATCGGGCTGAGAACCTGCCGACACCTGCGCGGGGTTGTAGGGGCCGATGGTCCAGACCGGGTTGATCTGCAGGACGCCACCCATCACGGCGAGAACACCGAAGGTGATGGCGAAGAACGCACCCGACTTGACGGCGAAGACCGGGAGGATTCGCACGCCCACCACGTTGCTCTCGGTGCGGCCGGGGCCGGGGAACTGCGTGTGCTTCTGGTACCAGACGAGCGCGAGGTGACCGGCGATCAGGGCGAGGATGATGCCCGGGAACAGCAGGACGTGCGCAACGTACAGGCGGGGGATGATCAGGTCGCCGGGGAAGTCGCCACCGAAGATCAACCAGTGCATCCAGGTGCCTGCGATCGGGATGCTCAGGGTGATGCCGGAGAACGCGGCGCGCAGGCCGGTGCCGGACAGCAGGTCGTCGGGGATGGTGTAGCCGAAGAATCCCTCGAACATCGCGAGGATCAGCAGCAGGCAGCCGATGACCCAGTTGGCTTCACGCGGACGCCGGAAGGCGCCGGTGAAGAAGATGCGCAGCAGGTGCACGACGATCGACGCCGCGAACATCAGCGCAGCCCAGTGGTGGATCTGACGGACGAACAAGCCGCCACGGACCTCGAACGAGATGTTCAGGGTGGTCTCGTACGCGCGGGACATCGTGACGCCGCGCAGGGGCTCGTACGCGCCGTTGTAGACGACGTGCGCCATCGACGGATCGAAGAACAGGGTCAGGTAGACACCGGAGATCAGCAGGATGACGAAGCTGTACAGCGCGATCTCGCCGAGCAGGAACGACCAGTGAGTGGGGAAGACCTTGTTGATCTGCCGCCGCATTCCCGCTGCGAGGTGGTAGCGCGAGTCCATCGCCTCTGCCTGGCCTGCGGCCATCGCGCTCAGTTTGGACGGTGTGTTGTCGGTCACGGTCGACGCTCCCAAAATGCCGGGCCGAGAGCTTCGATGTAGTCACCCGTTGTGACTAGGAAACCCTCTTCGTTCACTGTAATAGGCAACTGCGGAAGTGCACGAGCGGCCGGACCGAAAATCGGCTTTCCGTAGGTCAGCGCGTCGAACTGCGACTGGTGGCACGGGCAGAGGATTCGGTTGGTCTGCTGTTCGTACAGGGACGTGGGGCAGCCGAGGTGGGTGCAGATCTTCGAGAAGGCGAAGTAGTCGCCGTAGTTGAAGCTCTCCTGGCCCTGACGCTTGGTGACCCGCGCTGCGTCCTCCGTGCGGAGACGGATGAGCATGGTCGCGTTACGGATGCCGCGCAGCGCCTCGAGCAGCGCCTCGTGGTCGCCACGATCGGACTCACGGAAGGGGAACACGGTCTCCATGGCGCCGGCGTCCAGATCTTCCGGGCGAACGAGGACGACGTCCTCGGGGCGACCGGTGTCGCGGCGCAGGTAGATGGTCTCGCCCTCGTAGCGGGGAGTCCATCCGGACACCCACAGCGGGGAGTCGTCGCGCTTGGCCCACGGGTTCTTGATCAGGCCGCCGAGGGGCATGACGGCCATGATGCCGAGCGCGCCACCACCGAAGAGGAGGGTGCGGGTGAGGAGCTTGCGGCGTCCGAGCGTCGACGTGTCGAACGAGTCGCCGAGTTCCGCGACGATGGTCTTGCGATCGACCTCGGACGATCCACCGTCGTGGCGGTCCTGGATGGACACCTCTTCGGGGATGAACTTCTTGGTGAACTGCACCGCGCCGACACCGAGGCCGAGGATGGCCAGACCCATGGTGAGGCCGATCAGCGGCGTGTACAGGCTGTAGGCCGAGTAGTGCTCTTCACCGGAGCCGGCGTACTCCCAGGGCCAGAACAGGTAGATCGCGATGAACGCGAGCGCGGAGACCCCCGACAGGGCGAACCAGAACGCGACCGACCGCTCGGCGCGCTTCTCGGCCTTCGTCCCCGGAACCGCCCAGCGGTTGCGGCGGAACGCGACGTCGACGTGGTCGAGGTTGGTTCCGAGCTCGACCAGTTCGTCGCGGCTCAGGTTCTCGAGTTCTGCGTCCGTGTACTTCCTTGGCGTAGCGCCGCCCGGCTGGCCAGCGTCGCTCATGACCTTGCTCCGATCCACAGTGCTGCACCGACGACAGCGATGATTCCGATGACCCACATGGCCAACCCTTCGGAGGCGGGACCGATGCCGCCGAGTCCGTAGCCACCGGGCTGCTTCGTCTCGCCCGACGACTTGATGTAGGCGATGATGTCTTTCTTCTCCTCGAGGGTCAGCTGACGGTCCGAGAACTTGGGCATGTTCTGCGGGCCGGTGACCATCGCGGTGTAGATCTGCTGCTCGTTCGCCGGGTCGAGGACCGGGGCGTACTTACCGGACGACAGCGCGCCGCCGCGACCGGTGAAGTTGTGGCAGGACGCGCAGTTGAGTCGGAACAGTTCGCTACCGCGGCCGATGTCGCCGCCGCGCAGCGACGACTGGGCGACCTGACCGTTCTCGTCGCGGATCACCGTGGGGCCGCCGCCGTTGGCCTGGACGTAGGCGCCGATGGCGTCCGTCTGCTCGGCGTCGAACTTGACCGGCTTGCGCTCGACCTGGGCCTCGTTACGCGATGCCGGCATGCGTCCCGACGACACCTGGAAGTACACAGCGGCCTCGCCGACACCGATCAGGCTGGGGCCGCGGTCCTGCACACCCTGCAGGTTCGCGCCGTGGCAGGTGATGCACGACGTGTCGTACAACTGCTTGCCTTCGCGGATCAGCGCCGCCTGATCATCGGTGGCGGTGGCCACCTGCGGGGTTGGCGTCAACGCGGACGCGAGGAAACCGGCGCTGACCAGTCCCATCATCAGGACCAGGGCGCCCGTGACGCGCCTGCGGAGCTTCCGCTGACGGCGTGCCTTTGCGGACGCTGTGGTATCGGATGCGGGAGGGGGGGATGAACTCATCTGTATCCCTTTGGTATGTCGGGACGGACTGGACGTCAGGGGGCTGCCTGGGGCGTTCAGCTGATCAACGGATGAAATAGATCGTGGCAAACAGGCCGATCCACACGATGTCGACGAAGTGCCAGTAGTACGAGACGACGATGGCGGCGGTGGCCTGGGCGGGCGTGAACTTGCTGACCTTGGTGCGGGCGATCAGGAAGATGAACGCGATGAGGCCGCCGATCACGTGCATGCCGTGGAAGCCGGTGGTCATGTAGAACACCGAGCCGTACACGCTGCTCGAGATGCTCGTGCCTTCTTCGACCAGGTGGATGTACTCATACCCCTGCCCGAGGACGAAGAAGGTGCCCATCGCCAAGGTCAGGAGGTACCACCGGCGGAGGCCGAAGACGTCGCCGCGCTCGGCCGCGAACACACCCATCTGGCAGGTGAACGACGAGGCGATCAGCACCAGCGTCACCGGTACGGCGAGGAACAGATTCAGCTCGGTCGGCTCCGGCGGCCAGTTCCCGTTCGCCTGTGCTCGCGCCACGAAGTACATGGCGAAGAGCCCTGCGAAGAACATGAGCTCACTTGACAACCACACGATGGTGCCAACGCTGACCATGTTTGGTCGGTTCAGCGAGTGCACGCGTTGGGTGATTGCTGATCCTGAAGTCCCTACTGCGCTCGTCACAGACAGAAGTATGACGCTTCGTCGTAAGAGACGACTACCCGGGTCCACCCTCGGCCCGTCCAGGCGCCGCGCTTGTCCGATTCTCCCTGCTGACGGCCCTGGTGGCGGGCCGTGACAGGGTGGAGTCATGCGCTCTCGTGACAACAGTACGGGGTGGCTGCGACGGCTGTTCGGCAGTCGGCAACCGGCCCCTCTCGATCAGGATCGCCCCGACCTCGTGGTCGTCGCCTCGAGCTTCGACGACGTGGAGGCGTGCTCGGCCGCGCTCGACCGCGCCGCCGCCGAGGAACCGCGGTGGGAGGCGGAGGCGGAAGCGGTGCTGCGGCACCATCTGCGGCTGCCCGCGCCCGCGGTGGCCGACGCCGTGTCGATCGCCGCCCAGGACGGCTATCGGCCACAGAATCCGGACGGGGCCGCCTCCCCCTCGGGGGACGGTGCGCCGGTGACCTTGGTGCTGCAGCGCGTCCAGGTTCTCGACGCGCTGCACTGTTCCCAGGAACGGTCGAGAATGGCCGGGCTGGCGCAGCGGCTCGGCGGCTCGGTGGACGGCTGGGATGCGATGCAACCGGCGCGCGAGTCCGATCCGTCCGGTGACTAGGCTGCCAGGGATCGGATCCGCCACTAGTACAAGGGGACACGATGATGCAGAGCCCAACTGCTCCGGGGACGAACGACGGTGTGCTGCCGGCACGGACGTGGCCGTCGGTCCTCGGCGCGCTCACCGACGGACGTGACCTCGCAGTGGACGACGCTAAATGGGCGATGGACGAGATCATGTCCGACAACGCCACGTCCGCGCAGATCGCCGCGTTCGGCGTCGCCCTGAAGATGAAGGGTGAGACGCCGGACGAATTGCGCGGCCTCGCGGACTCGATGCTCGGGCACGCACGGAAGGTCCCCGTCGACGACGACGTCGTCGACATCGTCGGCACCGGTGGTGACCGATCCAACACCGTGAACATCTCCACGATGGCGTCACTGGTGGTCGCGGCGTCCGGTATTCGCGTCGTCAAGCACGGAAACCGGGCCGCGTCGTCCAAGAGTGGCGGTGCGGACGTGCTCGAGGCGCTCGGGGTGAAGATCAACCTCGGTCCCGACGAGGTGGCCCAATGCGTCCGGGAGGTCGGCATCGGCTTCTGCTTCGCGCCGGTGTTCCATCCCGCCCTGCGGTTCGCGGGCGCGCCGCGCAAGGAGATCGGCATCCCGACCGTCTTCAACGTGCTCGGACCGCTCACCAACCCGGCCCGCCCGCGGGCCGGCCTCATCGGCTGCGCGTTTCCGGGTCTGATCTCGGTGGTGGCCGGTGTGCTCGCGCAGCGCGGCAACTCGGCGCTGGTGGTGCGCGGCGACGACGGCCTCGACGAGTTGACCACGTCGACCACGTCGACCGTGCACGTCGTCGCGGACGGGACGGTGACCATTCGTCAACTCGACCCCCGCGACATCGGGATCGCGCGGGTGCCGCTCGACGCACTCCGGGGCGGCGACGCCGACGTGAACGCGGCTGTGGCGCAGCGACTCCTCGCCGGTGAGACCGGGCCGGTCCGCGACGCGGTGCTGCTCAATGCGGCGGCGGCGATCACGGCGTTCCGCGGGCTCGGCAGCCGCACGCTCGAAGACGGCCTGTCGGACGGACTCTCGACGGCGGCGCAGTCCATCGACACCGGAGCGGCCGCGACGCTGCTCGCGCGGTGGGCCGAACTCACGTCGGGCCTGGCCACCAGCAGATAGCAGGCGGACCTATTCGCCGATCGAGAAGCCCGCTTCCACATCGGCGCTGGAGTAGGACTGGAAGGCGATGTGCGTCGCCGTCCGCGAGACGCCGTCCACCTTGTTGATTCCCTCGGTGACGACCTCCGCGATCTTCGCGTGGTCGCGTACCCGCACGATCGCGATCAGGTCGACGTCGCCCGCGCAGGAATAGACCTTGTCGACGCCCTCGATGTCGGCGACGGCCTGGGCGGTCTCCGGAATGCGGTGGGCTTCGGCGTGGATCAGGACGATGGCGTTGATCATGATCGCCAGCCTAGGCGGTGATCGACGGAATGCGGCGCGGGAGGTCGGGTCTCGTCGCCCTGTGTCGATGAGCTGCCTGCCCGTGCGAGCGCACACCACGCGGACCACGATCCGGCGCCCCACGCGGGTTCGCACCACCCGGACGAGGCACTGACGATCCGGGTGTCGTCCTGCTCGAGCCAGCGTGCGAGCAGGCCGGCCTCCTCGGGGGACGCGCCCCGGAGGGGAGTCGCGTCGGGAACCACGGTTTCGGCGGTCAGGACCAGCGCATCGACCACCGGCATCGGATGGATCCCGCGCCGAGCACAGCCCGCGGACGCGAGGCGGCCGGAACGGATCACCGCGAACTCCCAGCCGCCGGTCGGGGCCGGGCGCGCCGCCACGAGCTGATCGAGGGCGGTAAGGGCCGCCAGACGCTGCATTCTCCGCAGTGCGAGGACGACCTCCGCGGTGCGGTCGCGCAGTCGCGCGGCATTCTCGAACAGCTCGGCAGCGGCGAGTTCCTCCACCCGTGCGCGCATGCCCTGCAATGGCGCGTCGCCGTCACCGCGCAGGAACTGGCGGAAGAGTTCCGGTCCGGGGCGGTACGCATCCTCCGTGTCGCGGGCATGGACGGACGCGGGACAGCGTCCCAGCTCGCGGGGTGGGCACTGCGGGCCGTGCTCCCTGCCCTTCGGTATGCGACTCGTACAGGTCCGGAGAATGCAGTACTCGGCGAGGACGTCGGCGACGTCGACGGCGGTCGAGCGGGACCGGAACGGACCGAGCGAGTCGGCGGTCGGGGTCCGCACCACCGACAATCGGGGGAAGGCCTCGGCGGTGAGCGTGATCCACCAGCCGCGTTTCGGGTACTTGGACCTCCGGTTGTACGGCGGAGTGTGGGCGGCCAGAAGCCGCAGTTCGCGCACGCCCGCCTCGAGCGGGTGCGCGCATTCGACGTGGTCGATTCGGGTGGTCAGCGCCACCATCTCCTTCATCCGTCCGCGTGTCTCGGAACCGGTGAAGTAGTTGCGCACCCGCCGGCGCAGGTCGGTCGCGGTGCCGACGTAGAGGACCTCGTCGGACGGTCCACGGAACAGATAGACGCCGGGAGCATGCGGAAGGTGGCTGGCCAGCGTCCGCTTCGCCCGCTGGTGCGAGGAGACGTCGGGGAGGTAGTCGACCAGCTCGGTGAGACTGTGCACGCCTTGATTGCCGACGCGGTCGATGAGGGCGTGCAGGACGTCGACGGTGGCGCGGGC
It includes:
- a CDS encoding ubiquinol-cytochrome c reductase iron-sulfur subunit, which gives rise to MSDAGQPGGATPRKYTDAELENLSRDELVELGTNLDHVDVAFRRNRWAVPGTKAEKRAERSVAFWFALSGVSALAFIAIYLFWPWEYAGSGEEHYSAYSLYTPLIGLTMGLAILGLGVGAVQFTKKFIPEEVSIQDRHDGGSSEVDRKTIVAELGDSFDTSTLGRRKLLTRTLLFGGGALGIMAVMPLGGLIKNPWAKRDDSPLWVSGWTPRYEGETIYLRRDTGRPEDVVLVRPEDLDAGAMETVFPFRESDRGDHEALLEALRGIRNATMLIRLRTEDAARVTKRQGQESFNYGDYFAFSKICTHLGCPTSLYEQQTNRILCPCHQSQFDALTYGKPIFGPAARALPQLPITVNEEGFLVTTGDYIEALGPAFWERRP
- a CDS encoding cytochrome c oxidase subunit 4, which produces MKIEAKLFEILTVFFILVAIVYGVFTAVSRTGIEWAGLTGICLSAGLTLIIGTYFRFVARRLDTRPEDYEDAEIADGAGDLGFFSPGSYWPILLAAAAAFVAVSMAFFQPWMLVVAVIAVLAAAAGLVFEYYVGPEKH
- a CDS encoding cytochrome c, translated to MSSSPPPASDTTASAKARRQRKLRRRVTGALVLMMGLVSAGFLASALTPTPQVATATDDQAALIREGKQLYDTSCITCHGANLQGVQDRGPSLIGVGEAAVYFQVSSGRMPASRNEAQVERKPVKFDAEQTDAIGAYVQANGGGPTVIRDENGQVAQSSLRGGDIGRGSELFRLNCASCHNFTGRGGALSSGKYAPVLDPANEQQIYTAMVTGPQNMPKFSDRQLTLEEKKDIIAYIKSSGETKQPGGYGLGGIGPASEGLAMWVIGIIAVVGAALWIGARS
- a CDS encoding TetR/AcrR family transcriptional regulator, whose protein sequence is MDSVQSPKRVTLTPGARRALAAAGRLFYERGIHAVGVDLIAAEAGVTKKTLYDRFGSKEQIVVEYLADRDARWRAFLADHLDTAGDSPGRRLTAIFDASREWAVENSAKGCSMVNAHAEISDPSHPAYAIIIGQKRWMLDLFTDVCRDASVRDPETLARTVMLLHEGALVSHGLQVFPDAVRLASEQAAELLAAAVPNLER
- a CDS encoding DEDD exonuclease domain-containing protein; its protein translation is MSAPGVPEQLRFDELDTPLRDTTFVVVDLETTGARPGEDAITEIGAVKIRGGEVIGEMATLVDPGRSIPPHIVEITGITTAMVIDAPRIERVLPAFLEFARGAVLVAHNAPFDTGFLKAAASATDTPWPKFTVLCTVKLARRVLTRDEAPSVKLSSLARLFDVGTTPTHRALDDARATVDVLHALIDRVGNQGVHSLTELVDYLPDVSSHQRAKRTLASHLPHAPGVYLFRGPSDEVLYVGTATDLRRRVRNYFTGSETRGRMKEMVALTTRIDHVECAHPLEAGVRELRLLAAHTPPYNRRSKYPKRGWWITLTAEAFPRLSVVRTPTADSLGPFRSRSTAVDVADVLAEYCILRTCTSRIPKGREHGPQCPPRELGRCPASVHARDTEDAYRPGPELFRQFLRGDGDAPLQGMRARVEELAAAELFENAARLRDRTAEVVLALRRMQRLAALTALDQLVAARPAPTGGWEFAVIRSGRLASAGCARRGIHPMPVVDALVLTAETVVPDATPLRGASPEEAGLLARWLEQDDTRIVSASSGWCEPAWGAGSWSAWCALARAGSSSTQGDETRPPAPHSVDHRLGWRS
- the trpD gene encoding anthranilate phosphoribosyltransferase, with amino-acid sequence MQSPTAPGTNDGVLPARTWPSVLGALTDGRDLAVDDAKWAMDEIMSDNATSAQIAAFGVALKMKGETPDELRGLADSMLGHARKVPVDDDVVDIVGTGGDRSNTVNISTMASLVVAASGIRVVKHGNRAASSKSGGADVLEALGVKINLGPDEVAQCVREVGIGFCFAPVFHPALRFAGAPRKEIGIPTVFNVLGPLTNPARPRAGLIGCAFPGLISVVAGVLAQRGNSALVVRGDDGLDELTTSTTSTVHVVADGTVTIRQLDPRDIGIARVPLDALRGGDADVNAAVAQRLLAGETGPVRDAVLLNAAAAITAFRGLGSRTLEDGLSDGLSTAAQSIDTGAAATLLARWAELTSGLATSR
- a CDS encoding cytochrome bc complex cytochrome b subunit; translation: MAAGQAEAMDSRYHLAAGMRRQINKVFPTHWSFLLGEIALYSFVILLISGVYLTLFFDPSMAHVVYNGAYEPLRGVTMSRAYETTLNISFEVRGGLFVRQIHHWAALMFAASIVVHLLRIFFTGAFRRPREANWVIGCLLLILAMFEGFFGYTIPDDLLSGTGLRAAFSGITLSIPIAGTWMHWLIFGGDFPGDLIIPRLYVAHVLLFPGIILALIAGHLALVWYQKHTQFPGPGRTESNVVGVRILPVFAVKSGAFFAITFGVLAVMGGVLQINPVWTIGPYNPAQVSAGSQPDIYMMWTDGLARLWPAWDVYLFNRYTIPSVFAVALIMGLVFTVLIAYPWIEKRLTKDDAHHNLLQRPRDVPVRTAIGAMALSFYAVLTISCINDIIAYHLSISLNAMTWIGRIGMVLLPPIAFFVAYRFCLGLQRSDREVLEHGIETGIIKRMPNGQYIEIHQPLGPVDDHGHPIPLEYQGATVPKKMNKLGSAGKPGSGSLVTADPVEESLALEHALHHGEHQQLTMLREYQDRAHGNGSSASGNGSSGNGEAH
- a CDS encoding DMT family transporter: MNALLAVMFVLCWSSGFIGAKLGAGDADPLTVLTWRFLPLTVALAVGAALFGRARWRGVGFQALRRGVLVGALSQTGYLLTVYQAIGLGVSTGTTALIDGTQPLVVAVLAGPLLGQNVAARQRWGLLLGLTGVVIVTAGDATAASGVAWWAYLVPFAGMLSLVAATFVEGRSPDDTDPTVALTVHCATSAVLFTALAAYSERLSPPATAPFWWSVAWLIVLSTVGGYGLYWLVMRRSGITRVNSLMFPMAPVTAIWGAVMFGEPLGILTAVGLLLGLAAIVLVFRAQPRGRGARTVRRDEQSPEPEMVRGSARLRR
- a CDS encoding heme-copper oxidase subunit III, producing MTSAVGTSGSAITQRVHSLNRPNMVSVGTIVWLSSELMFFAGLFAMYFVARAQANGNWPPEPTELNLFLAVPVTLVLIASSFTCQMGVFAAERGDVFGLRRWYLLTLAMGTFFVLGQGYEYIHLVEEGTSISSSVYGSVFYMTTGFHGMHVIGGLIAFIFLIARTKVSKFTPAQATAAIVVSYYWHFVDIVWIGLFATIYFIR
- a CDS encoding Lrp/AsnC family transcriptional regulator, producing the protein MINAIVLIHAEAHRIPETAQAVADIEGVDKVYSCAGDVDLIAIVRVRDHAKIAEVVTEGINKVDGVSRTATHIAFQSYSSADVEAGFSIGE